The genomic DNA CGGTTCACAGTTCACCGTTCACGGTAAATACCTTTTTAAATATACGGGTCATAAATACCGAATATTCTCAGATAATCACGCATAAGGTAAATTCTAAAATTATGGCCCAGCTCTTTTAAAATCTTTTAAAATCTTACGGTGAAGTCATCGGTATTCGGCCAAAATTGTTTGACCCCCGTAGACCTGTTCACTGCGTCTTACTTTAAAGTCCAAATTTTCCTTCCCTGTCCGGGGAGGCAAAATTATGAGATCGACCTGTGAACCACGCTCGATGAAGGAAAGCTTTTGTCCAATTTTCAAGAATTCTCCCTCTCTAACGAAACAAGTGATCTTATTGACGAATCTGTCCGCTATTTCCACGACGATGACGGAAATATCCTTGCCTTCCAGAACTAGGACGTTGCGCTCGT from Actinomycetota bacterium includes the following:
- a CDS encoding phosphatidylserine decarboxylase, with the protein product ERNVLVLEGKDISVIVVEIADRFVNKITCFVREGEFLKIGQKLSFIERGSQVDLIILPPRTGKENLDFKVRRSEQVYGGQTILAEYR